A genomic stretch from uncultured Pseudodesulfovibrio sp. includes:
- the pstA gene encoding phosphate ABC transporter permease PstA translates to MSEMIRNDMVINSSNIPDTPGSRFRRKCTQEVWFGLFRGAVAINGLALFIIVGYMVYYGLPAISWDFLTGQPTEGGLAGGIFPCIVGTFYLSIGSMGLALPLGVAAAIYLHEYAMPGPFMRIIRLCINNLAGVPSVVFGLFGMAFFVASRDLGGLGMGVSIAAGCMTLAVLILPVIIGTSEEALRSVPDTYREASLGLGATKWQTIFRVVLPSAMPGILTGSILSISRAAGETAAIMFTAAASYNPTLPSSIFDEVMALPYQIYSLSVSSTDPEATLPLQYGTSLVLVALVLGMNLIAILLRSHLRKKLT, encoded by the coding sequence ATGTCTGAAATGATTCGTAACGACATGGTCATCAATAGCTCCAACATCCCGGACACTCCCGGCTCACGCTTCCGACGCAAATGCACGCAGGAAGTCTGGTTCGGTTTGTTCCGAGGTGCTGTAGCCATCAATGGCCTCGCCCTCTTCATCATCGTCGGCTATATGGTCTATTATGGTCTGCCCGCCATTTCCTGGGATTTCCTCACCGGACAGCCGACTGAAGGCGGTCTTGCAGGCGGCATCTTCCCCTGCATCGTAGGCACATTCTACCTGTCCATCGGGTCCATGGGACTGGCCCTGCCTCTTGGCGTTGCAGCCGCCATCTATCTCCACGAATACGCCATGCCCGGTCCCTTCATGCGCATCATCCGGCTGTGCATCAACAATCTGGCAGGTGTGCCATCCGTTGTCTTCGGTCTGTTCGGCATGGCCTTTTTCGTGGCCTCTCGCGACCTCGGCGGCCTTGGCATGGGCGTGTCCATTGCCGCGGGTTGCATGACCCTGGCAGTGCTCATCCTGCCGGTCATCATCGGCACCTCTGAAGAAGCCCTGCGATCCGTTCCCGACACCTATCGCGAGGCCTCACTCGGCCTTGGCGCCACCAAATGGCAGACGATTTTCAGAGTGGTCCTTCCTTCAGCCATGCCCGGCATCCTGACAGGCTCGATCCTCTCCATTTCCCGTGCTGCGGGTGAAACGGCAGCCATCATGTTTACCGCTGCGGCAAGCTATAATCCAACCCTCCCATCCTCCATCTTCGATGAAGTAATGGCATTGCCATACCAGATATACTCGCTTTCGGTATCCTCCACCGACCCCGAAGCAACCCTTCCGCTCCAGTACGGCACCTCTCTTGTGCTGGTGGCACTGGTACTCGGCATGAACCTCATTGCCATCCTTTTGAGGTCACACCTGCGAAAGAAGCTGACCTAA
- the pstC gene encoding phosphate ABC transporter permease subunit PstC has translation MLARTRKEKAIKAGFLIAASASIIALALIMYFLIGEALPTFTGFDAMGEHVKGINFFDFIFGGQWKPVSENPQWGILPLIMGSVWVTLISSAIAIPLGIMTAVYLAEIAPHKVREIVKPMVELLASLPSVVIGFFGLAVVAPILLDVFEIRFGVNMLNASIMLAFMAVPTITSIAEDSIHSVPAELREGSLALGATRFETIWRVVLPASLSGLSTAVILGMSRSIGETMVVLMVAGGAARIPDSIFDPVRPMPASIAAEMGETSFGLEMHYFALFAIAMALFLITFLFNLLADHIAHKYKQVGSASL, from the coding sequence ATGCTCGCGCGTACTCGCAAGGAAAAGGCCATCAAGGCCGGATTTTTGATCGCCGCCAGTGCATCCATAATAGCACTGGCCCTCATCATGTATTTCCTGATTGGAGAGGCTCTCCCTACCTTCACGGGATTTGATGCCATGGGCGAACACGTCAAGGGCATCAACTTCTTCGACTTCATTTTCGGAGGGCAGTGGAAACCTGTTTCCGAAAACCCCCAATGGGGAATCCTGCCGCTCATTATGGGATCTGTCTGGGTGACGCTCATTTCGTCGGCCATTGCCATTCCACTCGGCATAATGACTGCCGTATACCTGGCTGAAATCGCGCCGCACAAAGTTCGTGAAATAGTCAAACCCATGGTCGAACTGCTGGCATCCCTGCCATCCGTCGTCATCGGTTTCTTCGGGCTGGCTGTAGTCGCACCGATCCTTCTCGATGTATTCGAAATCCGATTCGGCGTGAACATGCTCAACGCGTCCATCATGCTCGCATTCATGGCGGTCCCGACCATCACTTCCATTGCCGAAGACTCCATTCATTCCGTACCTGCCGAACTCCGCGAAGGCTCACTCGCCCTGGGCGCAACCCGATTTGAAACCATCTGGCGCGTGGTACTCCCCGCATCCCTGTCCGGCTTGTCCACAGCCGTCATTCTCGGCATGTCCCGCTCCATTGGCGAAACCATGGTCGTCCTCATGGTGGCGGGCGGCGCAGCGCGCATACCGGATTCCATCTTCGATCCCGTCAGGCCCATGCCTGCTTCCATAGCTGCGGAAATGGGTGAGACCAGTTTTGGTCTTGAAATGCACTACTTCGCGCTCTTCGCCATTGCCATGGCCCTGTTCCTGATCACTTTCCTGTTCAACCTTCTGGCCGATCACATCGCTCATAAATACAAACAAGTCGGCTCTGCCAGCCTCTAG